One window of Equus caballus isolate H_3958 breed thoroughbred chromosome 3, TB-T2T, whole genome shotgun sequence genomic DNA carries:
- the VPS4A gene encoding vacuolar protein sorting-associated protein 4A isoform X1 encodes MTTTTLQKAIDLVTKATEEDKAKNYEEALRLYQHAVEYFLHAIKYEAHSDKAKESIRAKCMQYLDRAEKLKDYLRNKEKHSKKPVKENQSESKGSDSDSEGDNPEKKKLQEQLMGAVVMEKPNIRWSDVAGLEGAKEALKEAVILPIKFPHLFTGKRTPWRGILLFGPPGTGKSYLAKAVATEANNSTFFSVSSSDLMSKWLGESEKLVKNLFELARQHKPSIIFIDEVDSLCGSRNENESEAARRIKTEFLVQMQGVGNNNDGTLVLGATNIPWVLDSAIRRRFEKRIYIPLPEEAARAQMFRLHLGSTPHNLTDANIQELARKTEGYSGADISVIVRDSLMQPVRKVQSATHFKKVCGPSRTNPSIMIDDLLTPCSPGDPGAMEMTWMDVPSDKLLEPVVCMSDMLRSLATTRPTVNAEDLLKVKKFSEDFGQES; translated from the exons ATGACAACGACAACCCTCCAG AAAGCCATTGATCTGGTGACGAAAGCCACAGAAGAGGATAAAGCCAAGAATTACGAGGAGGCGCTCCGGCTCTACCAGCATGCCGTGGAGTATTTCCTACATGCTATCAAAT ATGAGGCACACAGCGACAAGGCCAAGGAGAGTATTCGAGCCAAGTGCATGCAGTACCTAGACCGGGCAGAGAAGCTGAAGGATTATTTACGAAACAAAGAGAAGCACAGCAAGAAGCCAGTCAAAGAGAATCAGAGTGAGAGCAAGGG CAGTGATAGTGACAGTGAAGGGGAtaatccagagaaaaagaaattgcagGAACAACTGATGG GTGCTGTCGTGATGGAGAAGCCCAACATTCGGTGGAGTGATGTGGCCGGGCTGGAGGGGGCCAAGGAGGCCCTCAAAGAAGCTGTTATTTTGCCAATTAAATTCCCACACTTGTTCACAG GCAAGCGTACCCCTTGGCGAGGCATACTGCTCTTTGGACCCCCTGGCACAGGGAAGTCTTACCTCGCCAAAGCGGTGGCAACAGAGGCCAACAACTCCACCTTCTTCTCTGTGTCGTCCTCAGACCTGATGTCTAAGTGGTTGGGGGAGAGTGAGAA GCTAGTCAAGAACCTGTTTGAGCTGGCCAGGCAGCACAAGCCCTCCATCATCTTCATCGACGAGGTGGATTCCCTCTGCGGCTCCCGCAATGAAAATGAGAGCGAGGCTGCCCGAAGGATCAAAACAGAGTTCTTGGTCCAGATGCAGG gGGTGGGGAATAACAACGATGGGACTCTGGTTCTTGGTGCCACAAACATCCCGTGGGTATTGGATTCGGCCATTAGAAGGAG GTTTGAAAAGCGAATTTACATCCCGTTGCCGGAGGAGGCTGCCCGCGCCCAGATGTTCCGGTTGCATCTGGGGAGCACTCCCCACAACCTCACGGATGCCAACATCCAGGAGCTGGCCCGGAAGACGGAAGGCTACTCTGGTGCAGACATCAGTGTCATCGTGCGTGACTCCCTCATGCAGCCTGTTAGAAAAGTACAGTCAGCAACACACTTCAAAAAG GTCTGTGGCCCTTCCCGCACCAACCCTAGCATTATGATTGATGACCTCCTGACCCCATGCTCACCAGGGGACCCAGGAGCCATGGAGATGACTTGGATGGATGTCCCTAGTGACAAACTCTTAGAGCCTGTGGTTTGCATG TCGGACATGCTCCGGTCTTTGGCCACCACTCGGCCTACCGTGAATGCAGAGGACCTCctgaaagtgaagaaattctCAGAGGACTTTGGACAGGAGAGTTAA
- the VPS4A gene encoding vacuolar protein sorting-associated protein 4A isoform X2: MTTTTLQKAIDLVTKATEEDKAKNYEEALRLYQHAVEYFLHAIKYEAHSDKAKESIRAKCMQYLDRAEKLKDYLRNKEKHSKKPVKENQSESKGDSDSEGDNPEKKKLQEQLMGAVVMEKPNIRWSDVAGLEGAKEALKEAVILPIKFPHLFTGKRTPWRGILLFGPPGTGKSYLAKAVATEANNSTFFSVSSSDLMSKWLGESEKLVKNLFELARQHKPSIIFIDEVDSLCGSRNENESEAARRIKTEFLVQMQGVGNNNDGTLVLGATNIPWVLDSAIRRRFEKRIYIPLPEEAARAQMFRLHLGSTPHNLTDANIQELARKTEGYSGADISVIVRDSLMQPVRKVQSATHFKKVCGPSRTNPSIMIDDLLTPCSPGDPGAMEMTWMDVPSDKLLEPVVCMSDMLRSLATTRPTVNAEDLLKVKKFSEDFGQES; the protein is encoded by the exons ATGACAACGACAACCCTCCAG AAAGCCATTGATCTGGTGACGAAAGCCACAGAAGAGGATAAAGCCAAGAATTACGAGGAGGCGCTCCGGCTCTACCAGCATGCCGTGGAGTATTTCCTACATGCTATCAAAT ATGAGGCACACAGCGACAAGGCCAAGGAGAGTATTCGAGCCAAGTGCATGCAGTACCTAGACCGGGCAGAGAAGCTGAAGGATTATTTACGAAACAAAGAGAAGCACAGCAAGAAGCCAGTCAAAGAGAATCAGAGTGAGAGCAAGGG TGATAGTGACAGTGAAGGGGAtaatccagagaaaaagaaattgcagGAACAACTGATGG GTGCTGTCGTGATGGAGAAGCCCAACATTCGGTGGAGTGATGTGGCCGGGCTGGAGGGGGCCAAGGAGGCCCTCAAAGAAGCTGTTATTTTGCCAATTAAATTCCCACACTTGTTCACAG GCAAGCGTACCCCTTGGCGAGGCATACTGCTCTTTGGACCCCCTGGCACAGGGAAGTCTTACCTCGCCAAAGCGGTGGCAACAGAGGCCAACAACTCCACCTTCTTCTCTGTGTCGTCCTCAGACCTGATGTCTAAGTGGTTGGGGGAGAGTGAGAA GCTAGTCAAGAACCTGTTTGAGCTGGCCAGGCAGCACAAGCCCTCCATCATCTTCATCGACGAGGTGGATTCCCTCTGCGGCTCCCGCAATGAAAATGAGAGCGAGGCTGCCCGAAGGATCAAAACAGAGTTCTTGGTCCAGATGCAGG gGGTGGGGAATAACAACGATGGGACTCTGGTTCTTGGTGCCACAAACATCCCGTGGGTATTGGATTCGGCCATTAGAAGGAG GTTTGAAAAGCGAATTTACATCCCGTTGCCGGAGGAGGCTGCCCGCGCCCAGATGTTCCGGTTGCATCTGGGGAGCACTCCCCACAACCTCACGGATGCCAACATCCAGGAGCTGGCCCGGAAGACGGAAGGCTACTCTGGTGCAGACATCAGTGTCATCGTGCGTGACTCCCTCATGCAGCCTGTTAGAAAAGTACAGTCAGCAACACACTTCAAAAAG GTCTGTGGCCCTTCCCGCACCAACCCTAGCATTATGATTGATGACCTCCTGACCCCATGCTCACCAGGGGACCCAGGAGCCATGGAGATGACTTGGATGGATGTCCCTAGTGACAAACTCTTAGAGCCTGTGGTTTGCATG TCGGACATGCTCCGGTCTTTGGCCACCACTCGGCCTACCGTGAATGCAGAGGACCTCctgaaagtgaagaaattctCAGAGGACTTTGGACAGGAGAGTTAA